Proteins found in one Leguminivora glycinivorella isolate SPB_JAAS2020 chromosome 4, LegGlyc_1.1, whole genome shotgun sequence genomic segment:
- the LOC125225212 gene encoding uncharacterized protein LOC125225212 isoform X3, which produces MQMPVPPTPPRQPFAPFAPFAPFAPFVPFQPFAPFPPMQPFAPFPPSAFNVPMPHIISADEIRKAKPGQNGVYNGVMVSSSSNSYVDKDGKVVKKGGTSVLTNQDGKVKEWKHGNAPPDINKPIQFPKFRKMKKVKMPKFEPIVFEPIDIDPIEFEPIKFDPIPPIDIEDIKHHKPGKGETFSAYSVSSSSNKRTVNGKVVEDNAASSVVTNDNGKVKQQHAGYNKGDKH; this is translated from the exons ATGCAAATGCctgtgccgcccacccctccCCGACAACCATTCGCTCCCTTCGCTCCCTTCGCTCCCTTTGCTCCCTTTGTTCCTTTCCAGCCTTTCGCGCCGTTCCCCCCGATGCAGCCATTCGCTCCCTTCCCCCCAAGTGCTTTCAACGTCCCAATGCCGCATATAATATCGGCTGACGAGATTAGGAAAGCGAAGCCGGGACAGAACGGCGTGTACAACGGCGTGATGGTGTCTTCCAGTAGCAACTCTTATGTGGACAAAGACGGGAAAGTCGTGAAGAAGGGAGGCACTTCCGTGCTCACCAACCAGGACGGAAAGGTGAAGGAGTGGAAGC acgGCAATGCACCACCTGATATCAACAAGCCTATC cagtttccCAAATTcagaaaaatgaaaaaagtaaaG ATGCCGAAATTCGAGCCGATCGTCTTCGAACCCATCGACATTGACCCAATCGAATTTGAGCCGATAAAATTCGACCCAATACCGCCCATTGACATCGAGGACATTAAACACCATAAACCCGGCAAGGGGGAAACCTTCAGCGCTTACTCCGTGTCATCATCATCCAACAAAAGGACGGTGAACGGGAAAGTGGTTGAAGACAACGCCGCTTCCAGTGTCGTCACCAACGACAATGGAAAGGTGAAGCAACAGCACGCCGGGTACAACAAAGGTGACAAGCACTGA
- the LOC125225847 gene encoding uncharacterized protein LOC125225847: protein MSKFVIIFLVATFAACITADDNGDGSTSFMGDFMKPFSDTAKAAENLVKNLKPAPNERVQATYTEEEHHLDTVDGKVVDQGDSQKKIKNDNGKVTENTSKH, encoded by the exons atGTCTAAGTTCGTAATCATCTTTTTGGTGGCTACATTTGCAGCATGCATCACCG CCGATGATAATGGAGACGGCTCTACAAGCTTTAT GGGCGATTTTATGAAACCGTTCAGTGACACCGCG AAAGCTGCTGAAAATTTGGTCAAGAATCTTAAACCTGCGCCCAACGAAAGAGTGCAGGCTACTTACACTGAAGAAGAACATCATTTAGACACAGTGGACGGCAAAGTCGTTGACCAAGGAGACTCCCAGAAGAAAATCAAGAACGACAACGGAAAAGTTACTGAAAACACCtcgaaacattaa